ATGAAAGAAACAAGTAAACAGAATTCCTTAAGTTTTAATAGAATATTTAAAATAATGTTAGAATTTACAATTTTAATAATTCTTTTTCTTACAAATATTGATTTTATAAAAGCAAATAATTTTAATAGAAAAAAAAATTATTTTTTCTTTAATAAAAACTTCACTAGTAATAAAAAAACAATATACTTATTAAGTAAAATAAATAAAATTTTTATTACTAAAGAAATTAATTTTTATATAAGAATAAAAAAAAATTACTTAATTTTAATAAAAAATAGTTTTTTTAAATTATTCCTTCAAGTAAAATCAAAAAATAATATTAAAAATAAAAAAAATGACATTTTTAATTATTTTTCAAATAAAGATGAAATAATGTGGTATAATTTACAAAAAAATTACACTAAAAATGGTTATTCATCTAAATATATTTCAGATTTATTTGATTTTTCCGAAAAAAAGGAAAATAATGAAGAAGAAGATAATTATTTTCAAAAAAATTTATTTGATTTTTTATTATTAGCAAAAGATTTATTTTCTAATAAGAATTTAAATAAAGAAAATTTAATAAGAGACATTAAATTAATTTTTATAAATAAAGTTAATAAAAAATTAAATGATAAAATCAAATCAAAAATTGATAAGATTTTTAATCTTCTACAAATTAATGGTAAAAGTTCTATAATTTTAAATTTAGATGAAAATTTAAATTTAAATAACTCTGAAATAGATTTTTTATTCCCACTTATAGATAATGAAGATTTTATTTTTTTTATACAAAATAATATTCATAAAACTGATAATAAAACTCAAAATAACTTAGGTTTTGGTATAAGAAAATTATCATTTGATAATGAATATATGGTTGGTCTAAACAGTTTTTTTGATTATGATTTTACATTAGAAAATTCAAGATTAGGTTTAGGTATAGAATATTACAAAGAATTTATAAAATTTAGTGCTAATGGTTATTATGGATTAAGTAAATGGTGGCATTTAGATTCTTTAAAAAAAAATAAAAACTTGAATGACATAAATGATGATGAATTTTTTATAAGACCAGCTACAGGTTGGGATATTAAATTTGAAGGATATTTTCCACGAGTACCAGAAATAAAATTTCAATTAGAATATGAAAAATATTATGGTAATATAGGATTTAAAAAAAGTGATAATGGATATGGAAATAAAAAATTATTTTCTCCTTCTATCTTGTCATTCGGTATAGATTATAACCCAATTCCTTCATTAACTTTTTCTTTAAAACGAATAGAAAATTTTTTAGGAGAAAATAATACTCAATTTGGAATCAGACTAAATCTCATATTTAATTATTCTTTATCTAATCAAATAGATAGAGAATTTTCTAATATTTTTTCATCAGTTAATGATCATAAATATGATTTTGTAAATAGAAATAATAATATTATTTTAGAATATAGAGAAGAATTTTTAATTAAAATATTTGCTAAAAAAAAAATAGTTGGATATCCAGGTAGTAAAATCCCTTTAGATATTCAAGTAAAAACTGTAAGTGAATTAAAAAATTTACATTTTAGTGCTAATAATAATTTTTTAAAAAATGGAGGATCAATTGAATCTATTAAGGATAATTATATAATTACTTTGCCTAATTATAATTTTAAAAATCTTAATAAAAATACTTATAAATTAAGAATTACAGCTTCTGATATTAAAAATAACAAAGATATTATTTATGTAAAAATTAATATTTTCCCTCCTATTATAAATCAAAATTTTTCAACTTTAACTATTTTTCCTAAAGAAATATTAATTAAATCAGAAAAATCAAAAATTGTTTTAGAAGCTAGAGATGTGAATAATAAAATATTATCTGATATGGATGATGTTTCTTTTATAGTTGAAAAATCTAATTTTGCTGATAAGCATAATGTTCATATAAGTAAAGTTATTGAGTATCCTAAAGGTACTTATTCTGCAAATATTACGAGTATTTCTCCTGGAGAAGCATTTTTGAAAGTAAAAATTGGTGATAAAATTAATCAAGAGTTAAGTGAAAAAATTAATTTTATATTGCCTTCTGTTGATAACATGATTATTAATGTAGCAGGTTATAGTAATAATAAATTAGATGAAAAAAATATTTTTATTTCTAAAATTGATGTACCTCTTGATTTTTTAATAACAGTTTTCGATAAACACGGTAAAAGATTTAAATTTGCTAATATTGAAATACATAATATCTTATCTAAAGATAGACAAGGTCATGTAAGAAAAGATAGTGGTAAATTGAATATTGAGGATATTACATACCA
The Enterobacteriaceae endosymbiont of Donacia clavipes DNA segment above includes these coding regions:
- a CDS encoding inverse autotransporter beta domain-containing protein; its protein translation is MKETSKQNSLSFNRIFKIMLEFTILIILFLTNIDFIKANNFNRKKNYFFFNKNFTSNKKTIYLLSKINKIFITKEINFYIRIKKNYLILIKNSFFKLFLQVKSKNNIKNKKNDIFNYFSNKDEIMWYNLQKNYTKNGYSSKYISDLFDFSEKKENNEEEDNYFQKNLFDFLLLAKDLFSNKNLNKENLIRDIKLIFINKVNKKLNDKIKSKIDKIFNLLQINGKSSIILNLDENLNLNNSEIDFLFPLIDNEDFIFFIQNNIHKTDNKTQNNLGFGIRKLSFDNEYMVGLNSFFDYDFTLENSRLGLGIEYYKEFIKFSANGYYGLSKWWHLDSLKKNKNLNDINDDEFFIRPATGWDIKFEGYFPRVPEIKFQLEYEKYYGNIGFKKSDNGYGNKKLFSPSILSFGIDYNPIPSLTFSLKRIENFLGENNTQFGIRLNLIFNYSLSNQIDREFSNIFSSVNDHKYDFVNRNNNIILEYREEFLIKIFAKKKIVGYPGSKIPLDIQVKTVSELKNLHFSANNNFLKNGGSIESIKDNYIITLPNYNFKNLNKNTYKLRITASDIKNNKDIIYVKINIFPPIINQNFSTLTIFPKEILIKSEKSKIVLEARDVNNKILSDMDDVSFIVEKSNFADKHNVHISKVIEYPKGTYSANITSISPGEAFLKVKIGDKINQELSEKINFILPSVDNMIINVAGYSNNKLDEKNIFISKIDVPLDFLITVFDKHGKRFKFANIEIHNILSKDRQGHVRKDSGKLNIEDITYQKSFTSDDFSFTTDINGDLKLKISDPLGIGVCTTINIVANKYVTKKINLIFTVPTSPDTIHAKMYGHMVDYIFLHGIKYERPNLMSERTGDQVYHYLNEDWAKFTWDNAKEYCESQNHSLPTSEELTEFNSYHTGEDLLSNYGWPIIQRYSRVWTVTSIIDRYFPEPLRYYLDFKDGHIQKAIPSNIFTVFCIKRPK